ATGGCGTCCACCTTCGATGCAGTCTCGCCTTGGCTGTAGTCCGGCACGCGAAATCTGATCGTGGGCTTGTAGGGTTCGCCGTGGACCGCGTTCGCGTCGGCAATGGCCCTGGCGATTTGGTGAAAGCTCGAGACGTGGGAGTCGAACGAGACGAGCGCGTAGCCGGAGGCTTCGCTCAAGCCGTTGACGGCGGTCACGCTCGGAACCTTCTTCACGGCATCCGTGATGGAGTCCACGCAGGAGTTGCACTGAACGCCAGCGATGTAAAACGTGATGGTGACCGGATGCGCCGTGGAAGACTTCTTCTCCTGCGCCATGCCAGCGAACCCGAAAGTGACGCAAGCCGCGGCTGCGAGCGGAGCGATGGATTTCATGCAAGCAGGCTTGCTTTATCGCGCGGGGTTGTCAAGGCGCCGGAGCCCTGCGGGGATGATCACGCTGAGTCCGAAGCTTCAGTCGCGACCCTTCCTGCTCTCGCGACGGAGAGATTGTGAAAACGAAGGAACGCCCGGAGATGTCGCTCCTCCGTCCGCCTCCTTGGTGGGCGACCCGAGCCCGGGCTATTCCTCGACATGCTCAGGCTTGGGCTCAGGCAGCCAGTGCGTGGCCGCCGCGCCGATGAGGGCGAAGGCAC
This genomic interval from Verrucomicrobiota bacterium contains the following:
- a CDS encoding heavy-metal-associated domain-containing protein codes for the protein MKSIAPLAAAACVTFGFAGMAQEKKSSTAHPVTITFYIAGVQCNSCVDSITDAVKKVPSVTAVNGLSEASGYALVSFDSHVSSFHQIARAIADANAVHGEPYKPTIRFRVPDYSQGETASKVDAIFSKLATLVTVKVLDRKAGLFEAGFLPLKVDASKNAPQGFNGGNLGHPIRDEAPKGLGLRFNFVTEARSAAK